In a genomic window of Platichthys flesus chromosome 24, fPlaFle2.1, whole genome shotgun sequence:
- the badb gene encoding BCL2 associated agonist of cell death b — translation MAAHFTISDNESETSEEVVEVEGSQSWTEPQQQVLLRQALTLPELKIAATGRLRLNSESHAYTVSRDEELQTRADEEAGTPTDGAPFRGRSKSAPPALWAAKKYGQKLRRMSDEFDSLLDKGAMRKVNSAGTAGQLHHSRSWWSYLFSHQEMEGENNHLENQTHRTE, via the exons ATGGCTGCACACTTCACCATTTCAGACAACGAGTCGGAGACGTCGGAGGAGGTAGTGGAAGTCGAAGGGAGCCAATCATGGactgagccacagcagcaggttcttCTGCGCCAGGCCCTCACCTTACCTGAACTCAAAATTGCAG CAACCGGTCGACTCAGGCTGAACTCAGAGTCCCACGCCTACACTGTCTCACGAGATGAGGAGCTCCAAACCAGGGCGGACGAGGAAGCCGGCACGCCCACCGACGGCGCTCCATTCCGGGGTCGGTCCAAGTCGGCTCCCCCTGCACTGTGGGCGGCAAAGAAGTACGGCCAGAAGCTCCGGAGGATGAGCGACGAGTTTGACAGCCTGCTAGACAAAGGG GCAATGAGGAAGGTTAATAGCGCCGGGACTGCCGGCCAGTTGCACCACTCTAGAAGCTGGTGGAGCTACCTCTTCAGTCAccaggagatggagggagagaacaaCCACCTCGAGAACCAAACTCACCGCACTGAGTAG